Below is a window of Cytobacillus firmus DNA.
TCTCTTAATCATCGGCGGCCTGATCATGGCATTTGTGGTAGATGTAAAGCTTGCTCTTATCTTATCAGCTGTTGCCCCTTTCCTTTTTCTATTTCTGTTTTGGGTCATGGGAAAAGGCGGCGCGCTTTTTAAGGCAGTGCAGGAAAAGCTTGATTCTGTGAATAGCGTCATGCAGGAGAACCTGACGGGAATCCGGCTAATTAAAGCGTTTGTCCGCAGAAACCATGAAGTGAAACGCTTCACGCGCACAAATGAGGATCTCAGAGATGGAACCGTTAAAGCACTGCGTCTGATGGAAGTGACTATGCCTGTTCTGCTTTTCATTATGAATCTTAGTATTCTTGGAGTCCTATGGTTTGGCAGCATACAGGTAAATGCAGGGGATGTAAAGGTAGGCGAGGTAGTTGCGATTGTGAACTATGCAACCAGAATAACGGCCGCCTTCTCCATTTTCTCCTGGATTATCATGGCATTTTCCAGGGCGAGGGCATCAGCAAACCGTGTAACAGAGGTACTGGACACCGAAGTGGATTTAACTGACCGTCAAGAATCTCATGATAGGAAGGGCTTAACAGTGAGCCGGGGGGAAATTCACTTTAAAGATGTATCTTTTAAATATCCAGGCACTTCAGAGAAGGTACTCGATAGAATCAGCTTTATCATCCATCCCGGGGAAACAGTGGCAATAATGGGTGCAACAGGCTCCGGGAAGACCTCTTTATTCCAGCTTATCCCCCGCCTTTATGATGTGACCGGCGGGAGAGTTGAAATTGATGGGCGGGATGTAAGGGAATTGAAAATGGAGAACCTCCGCAGGAAAATCGGCTTTGTTCCTCAGGAAGCCCTGCTCTTTACAGGCAGTGTGAAAGAAAACATATCATGGGGAAAAGAAGATGCAGCGATGGAGGAAATCACTGAAGCAGCGGTCAATGCGCAGATACATGAAACCATCATGAAGCTTCCGCAGGGTTATGAAACAAGAGTGGGGCAAAAGGGTGTTAACTTATCCGGCGGGCAAAAACAGCGTCTTTCCATTGCCCGGGCGCTTGTACGAAAGCCTAAAATCCTTCTTCTTGATGACAGCACAAGTGCGCTGGATATGAAAACAGAAGCAAAACTTCTGAATTCATTGAAACAATATACCTGTACAACCATGATTATTACGCAGAAAATCAGTACAGCAATGGAAGCAGACAGAATCCTGTTGCTTGAGGATGGGGTGCTTCTTGCTGAGGGAGACCACGAGACTCTTCTTAAAACATCCGGATTGTATAAGCGAATTTTTCAATCCCAGTCTGGAGAGGGGAACAGAAACTATGCTTAAACACTTTAAAGAACCTTTCCAGCATAAAAGAATTCCTCTTGAGCTGAATGGTGAATTTACAAAAGGGAAAAAGCCCAAGTCTGAAAACATGGGGGCCACACTAAAAAGAATCTGGTCCTATTTAGCCTATAATAAGGGTTTGTTATATCTCGTTTTATTCATGGTGGTCATCAGCTCGGCAATGGGGCTGCTTGGCCCCTATTTAGTCGGAATGGCTATTGACGATTATATTGTCACAAAGAACAGCGATGGATTTATCGCTTTACTGATCTGGCTTGGCGTCATTTATGTGTTGAACTCGCTTGCCCTCTGGTTTCAGAATTATTGGATGATCGGCATCGCACAGGAAACGGTTTTTACGATGAGAACGAAGCTTTTTGGCCACTTGCACAGGCTGCCTATTCCGTTCTTTGACAAGCGGCAGCAGGGTGAACTGATGAGCAGGGTTACAAACGATATTGAAAATGTCAGCTCGACTCTGAACAGTTCAGTGATACAGGTCTTTTCCAGCCTGCTGACATTGATTGGCACTGTCTCTGTTATGCTTTGGCTAAGTCCTTTGCTGACGCTCATTACCCTGATCATTGTGCCGCTGATGTTCTTTGGAATGAAATGGATTACAGCACGGACAGGAAGGTTGTTCAAAGAGCAGCAGAAGAATCTTGGAGAGCTGAACGGTTTTATTGAAGAAACCATATCAGGGCAAAGGATCATCAAGACCTTTTCTCAGGAACAGAAAGTGATGGCCGAGTTTCGGGAAAAAGGGGAAAAACTTAAGCTGGCAGGGTTCTGGGCTCAAACTTATTCCGGGTTTATCCCGAAGCTGATGAATGTCCTGAACAACTTGAGCTTTGCCATTATCGCCGGGGCAGGGGGCATTTTTGCCCTGAATGGGATGATCTCAATCGGTGTGATTGTCATATTCACAGAGTATTCCCGCCAATTTACACGTCCGCTTAATGACCTGGCAAACCAATTTAACACCCTTCTATCTGCGCTTGCCGGAGCAGAGCGGGTATTCGACATCATGGATGAGGATGAAGAATTCCGAAATGAAGAGCAGCTGAAAGAGCTTGCCGAAGTGAAAGGCGAGGTCGAATTCCAGGATGTTTCTTTTTCGTATGAAGAAGACGGAAATACGGTAAGAAACGTAAACCTCCATGTCAAAGCAGGCCAGACCGCTGCTTTCGTTGGTCCGACAGGTGCAGGAAAGACCACCATGATCAATTTGCTCTCCCGCTTTTATGAACGGGACTCAGGCCGTATTTTAATTGACGGTGAAGATATCGCAAATGTGAAAAAAGAAAGCCTTAGAAAGCATATGGGATTTGTCCTGCAGGATTCATTTCTTTTCCGCGGCACTGTGCGTGAAAATATCCGCTACGGCAGGCTGGAAGCTTCAGAAGAAGAAGTGGTGGAGGCGGCTAAGCTTGCCAATGCCCATTCATTTATCGTGAAACTTCCGCAGCAGTATGATACAGTGCTGAGTCAGGACGGAAATGGCATTAGTCAGGGGCAAAAGCAGCTTCTTTCCATTGCACGTGCATTTTTGGCCAACCCGGACATCTTAGTTCTGGATGAAGCCACAAGCAGCATTGATACGGTGACAGAGCTTAAAATTCAGGATGCCCTTCGGGAGCTGATGAAAGGAAGGACCAGCTTTGTCATTGCCCACCGTTTGAACACCATTCAAAATGCGGATAAAATTTTTGTTCTGGAAGCGGGCAGGATTATTGAGGAAGGAACACATGAATCACTGCTTGAACAGGAGGGCTTTTATTACCGGCTGCATGGTAAAGCGGCGGCTGGGGCAAATGCATGAAGTCAATGGCTATTCCATCACAAAAGGCGGACTTGATTACGATCAAATCCGCCTTTTCGCTAATCTATCGAATAACATTTTTTTCTCTTGCTTCTTTTAGCCAGTCCGGGAATTCGTTCAGCAGGAGGTCATATAGTTCGTTATCAGAAATGGCCTCTACATCTTTAATGTGGAAAAAATTTGCGTTATCAATATAGCGGCCATCCATTTCATCCAGCTTTTCCAATACTTCAAAGTTTGAATCGCCTATCCCGACAAACTGCCAGAACAAGGGTTTATCGGATGATGAAACAACAGGTTTTTTGATGGTTCTTTTGCAGCCGCCATCATTAATGAAAACAATGAAGGCAGGATCTTTGCTCGGATCTTCAGAGGTATATTTCTGAATGACATCCTCCATTACCGGAGGCTCATCATTTCGTCCGAATTTGTGTATTAGATCATTGTTTAAAATATACTGATCCACATATCCTTCAAAATCATGTTCGGTTACCGGCTTCAGCCTGGAAAATTCATTATCATAGACCCAGACATCCAATTCGCCATCATCATCAAATTGGCTGGCAACAGCTAAGATTCTCTCCACAACCCTCTGGACGGTTCCATTTTTATATAACTTGCGCATGGAGCCGGAAATGTCCAGCACCAAACCTACTCTGGCAGTGACATTTGTCAAATTCTTTTTTTCCAATACAATGCCTGCTGATTTTTTTAATAAACTAATAGAGCTCATTTCTGTGGAATCCCCCTTTAATCATATATTCTAATGTTTACCATATCGGGAGACTATCCGCATTAAAAAAGCTTCTAATTTGAGAATTTCATAGCAAAGTCGATCAGCATTTTTTCATATAAATGGATGGAATGCGGCAGAACGTATTCCTTATCTCCGTGCCAGTTCATGCCGGTTGGGCCAAATTCGATGGCAGGGATCCCGTAATTGGCAAAGAACACAGTATCCGCAGAACCATGCTGTCCAAAGAAAACAGCTTTATCTTCTGTGTGCTTTTCGACAATGGGTTCGAGCATCAGGATGAAAGGATTATCTCTGGCTGTCACAAGCGGCTTTGAGAACATATTCATGATAATTTCCCCATCTGTGATATTTTCAATTTGTTTGATGATCTCTTCATGGTTCTGCTGCGGCAAATAGCGGATATCATACGACATTACACATTTTTCAGGCACCTTATTATATACATCCCCTCCGCTTATTTTTGCCAGATTAATCGAAGGGTATGGGTAAAATTCCGATGATTCCTTTGCAAAAGGCAATTTTAATAGTTTTTGATGAACTTCAAAAGCCTTTTCGATAGCATTGACTCCCTCCCATGGACGGCTGCCGTGTGCAGGGTCTCCTTCTATCTCAATGTCCAGCCTGATAACGCCTTTTGCTTCGAGCGCAATTCCAAGCTGAGTGGGTTCAGAGCAAATGACAAAATCGCCGCGATATCCCTGTTCTGCTAAATACCCGGAACAATTAAAGCCTCCGATTTCTTCATCTGAAACAATTTGAATCTGTATTTTTACGCCTATGGGCATATTTTTGAGCTCTTTTACTGCGCACATCATGGCGGCAACACCGGCTTTCATATCCGCAGCTCCACGTCCATAAATCTTATCGCGGACTTCTACAGGAATGAACTGTTCATCCTTTCCTGAAACAACATCCACATGTCCGTTAAAAATAATGGTCTGATCCCCGCTTCCGATTTCACAGACAGCCATTTTATAGCCATTATTTTCGATGATTCTGGAAGGGAGGTCATGTCCCGACAGCCATTGATGGCAATATTCAATGGCCTGGTTTGCTCCCTCCTTTGAAGAGCTGTCAATTGAAATGAGATCTTTCAATAAGTTTTCAAGCATATGTCAAAGGTCCTCCTTTAATACAGCAATAAATTTACACAGTCCTCTCTTACTATTCCCGCTTTGGGAGGATGAAAACAGCCTGTTTTATGATGGCCCAATAATTGTGAAGAATTGGTGAAGTGTATTGCGAAAAGGGGAGGGATGGAGTATATTATAAGTGAGGAAAGTTAGTGAAGTGTTTCACAAATTAATTCGAAAACAACTTCACTAAAGCATTCTTTTCTCCTAAGAGCTGGCCGGCTTTTTAAATCCCTAACAGGGAAAAAATTTTAAGAGATTATGTGAAATAATTCACAATAATAACATGGAGATGATTATGATGATGAAATGGTGGAAAACTCCTCAGGCAGCAGCTGTTTGGACCGTATTAAGGGTTTGGCTGGGTATTCAGTGGCTTGAAGCAGGATGGCATAAGGTTGCAGACGGATTCGATGCAGGCGGATTTATGCAGGGGGCCATTGCCAAAGCAGCTGGCGATCATCCGGCAGTGCAGGGCTGGTATGCGGGATTCCTGGAAAATGTAGCACTGCCAAACGCGGATTTATTCAGCACTCTAGTGGCATGGGGCGAAGTTCTTGTCGGGGTTGGACTTATACTAGGAGCTGCGACCATTCCGGCTTTAATTGCAGCAGCTTTCATGAATCTAAACTTCTTATTAGCAGGAACAACAAGCACTAACCCAATACTGTATACAGCAGCAATCATCCTTCTATTTACAGGCGCTGGTGCTTACTACTGGGGAATTGACAGATTCGCCATCCCGTATATTAAGACAATGATGAAAGGCGGTCACGGCATAGGCAAAAGAGAAGCACACACTCACTAAGCAGTAATAGGAAGAAGCAGGAGCCTGATGGTCCTGCTTCTTTTTTACCTTTGAGCTAGCGTTTTTTCCTGCTTTTTGCCCGCTGATCGGCAGCCTTGGAACGTGCCATTGCCTCGAGATCATCATGATCGGCGAGTTCGCGGTTAAATTCTACGTCGATGCCGTCAGATTTCATGTTTTTCGGTACTTGTGGAAGTGATGCTTTGTTTTTATCACGAGTTTTATGTCCATGTGCACGGCCCATTGCAAATAACCCCTTTCAGCAATAAAGGTACGGAAACTTAGGTGTTTCCGTACCTTTATCATGTACCATCGATCAGGGCGGTATGAGTGGAAATTAATGTTTGAACTGTCTGCCTGCAAATCCGCCGGCCTTGTCAGCCCGTTTGAATTCTCTTGAATAAGTTACTTCCTGCATGCTTGATAACGTGCTTTTGGATTTGTCTTTTTTCTTTTTATCCACTTTGCATCATCCTTTCAGAATAAGGGTACACACTTACCTTATTTTTCCCTTATTTGACATAAATGATACAAATTTCATTGATAAATATTCCTTAGAGCTGAACGTAAATCCGGATATAAAAAGTCATAGCCTAATGCCTGCAGTTTTTCAGGAAGCACCTTTTGCCCTTCCAGTACCAATGTACTCATCTCCCCGAGAGCTATCTTTAAAGCAAAACCGGGAGCGGGCAGCCAGTGGGGACGATTAAGGACTTCACCGAGTATTTTTCCAAATTCTTTCATTGTCAGGGGATTTGGTGATGTAAAGTTAACGGGCCCCTGCAGCTGCTCGTATTCAATGCAATAAAGGATTCCGTTTACAACATCATCTAAATGAATCCAGGAAACCCATTGATCCCCTGTTCCAACAGACCCTCCGGCAAATAGCTTGTAGGGAAGGGCCATTCGCGGAAGAGCTCCATCGCTCTTTTCGAGAATGATTCCAAATCTGCAGAAAACGGTCCGGACTTCAAATTCTTCTGCTTTGGAGGCCTCTTCTTCCCAGCATCTTACTGTTTCAGCTAAAAAATCAGTGCCGCTTTTGCTGTTGGCTTCTGTAAAGGTTTCATTCCGGGATGTGCCATAGTAACCGACCGCACTGGCATTGATTAATGTATATGGCTTTTCTTCAAGGCGGCTAACAATGCGGAGAACTTCCCTTGTGGCAGTAATGCGGCTGTTTAATATACGCTTTTTACGTTCATCTGTCCATCTTCCGCTGTTAATGGACTCACCAGCCAGGTTGATAAACACGTCAATGCTTTCCAGAGCATCCTCAGGTGAGTCATCATCGTTCAGCCATTGTACATATTGCAAATTTTTAGAAGCATGTTTATCAGCTGAATTCCTTGTAAGAATAAACAGTTCATGTTTTTTATCCAGTAATTTTTTAACCAAGGCGCTTCCAACAAAACCAGTTCCGCCGGCGATGGCAATTCTCATGGGAAATTCCCCTTTCAAGTGTCATATACTTTGGTACATTTTACGACGTTTTCTTTCAAAATCCTTTTTTGGATGTGTTACATTTAAGATAAGAGGTGGAGAAAATGCCGACTATTACTAAAATCACAGTTCAGAAAAAAAACACAGACCGCTACAATATATATATGGATTATGGGAAAGGTGAAGAATATGCATTTAGTGTGGATGAAGATGTTTTAATTAAGCATCAGCTAAAAAAGGGAATGGAGCTTGATGAATTCTCTTTAAATGAAATTGGCTATCAGGATGATATCCGGAAAGCCTATAACAGGGCTATTCATTATTTATCCAGAAGAATGCGCTCAGAAACCGAAGTCCGCAAACATTTAGCTGAAAAAGAAGTGGAAGAACCGGTTATTCAGGAAGTTATCCACAAATTGTATGATTACCATTTTTTAAATGATGAAGAATTTGCAGCAGCTTTTGTGCGTACACAAATGAACACATCAGATAAAGGTAAAGGCCTGATCCGCACAGAACTAAAGGAAAAAGGGATTTCCCCTCAATTAATCGAAATGGCATTGGAGGAATATCAAAGGGATGCTGAGTTAGCTGCCGCTATAAGGCTGTGTGAAAAATATTCAAAGAAATATGCTCGTGATTCATCCAAAATCCTTAAGCAAAAGCTGGAACAGATGTTAATGCGTAAAGGCTTTAATTTCGACATCATTCAAGAAGCTGTAACTGAAACGGAGATTGATAAAGAAGAGGATGAAGAACTGGCTGCCCTGAGGTTCCAGGCGGAAAAAGCGAAGAAGAAATATGCAAACCTTCCTGAGTTCGAATATATGCAAAAAATGAAGCAAGCCTTGTTCAGAAAAGGTTTTTCTTTTGATTTGATAGAGCAATTTTTAAGTGAAGAAGAATAACACATGGAAAGCCCATGTGTTATTTTTTTGACTCGATGACAATTGAGTCTTCTTCCATGTGATCCAGAATCATGGCTGCCACTTCTTTAGGAGAACGAAGCCTGGATTTGTCCTTGATATGGTCGCTTTCATCCCAGAAAGGGGTGTCCATGCCGCCCATATAAACCGCTTTCACTTTAATATTTGTATTCTCCAGTTCCTTCTGAAGGCTCTCCGTAAACCCTCTTACAGCGAATTTGCTTGCCACATACACGGATTCATTTACTTTCCCTTTTAAGCCCGCAGTCGAAATGATATTCATCAGCAGGCCTTCGTTTTTTTCCTTTAAAAGGGAGAGAACGGCCTGTGTCATAAAAATAGTGCCCAGCGTGTTAGTTTCGAACATTTCCTGAATGTCTTGAGCTGCAAGGCTGTGAACAGGCCCGAAATGCCCAACCCCGGCATTGTTTATCAGCCCATAGAGTTCATGGTTTTGGAGTTGAGTAATCAATTTGCTGATTTCTTTGGTTTGTGTGATATCTACAGTATAGGATTGAGCGCTTCCGCCGGCTTCATGAATTTCCTGTTCCACGCTTTGCAGCTTGTCCAATGTCCTGCCAGTTAAAATAATATGAAATCCCTGTCCCGCAAACAATAAAGCAAGCTCTTTTCCCAAGCCCGACCCTGCGCCGGTAATGATGACTGACTTCATCTGAATCCTCCTTTGAAACGTCTTATAATCACCATCTTAGCAAAAAAGTCCAGCACATGCGAAATGCATTAAAACAAAAAACAGGAGCCTTTTCTAAACGGGCATTTTCTCATATACTTAGCTATGGAAGCCTTAACAGTAAATGTAACTATCTGAAGAAAGTAAGAGGATATTAATATGCAGGAAAAAAGATACAGTACAATGTCTACGTATGAGCTTCAGCAGGAAATTGCCAGTTTAAATGAAAAAGCAAGGAAAGCGGAACAGATGGGTATGGTAAATGAGTTTGCCGTGCTTGAACGCAAAGTCATAATGGCGAAATCCTACCTGCTCAATCCAGATGACTTTTTACCCGGTGAAATTTATGAAATTGACGGGGATCCGGGTGTTTACTTTAAGATTGACTATATGAATGGAGTATTTGCCTGGGGATTCAGGCTGAACGGAAGCAAAGGCGAAGAGGCTCTGCCCATTTCCATGCTGAAAAAATTAGCGAAAAAAGGATGACCTGACGTGGAGTAAAAAACAATCAGAGGGGGAAAGGCCCCCCTGATTGAAATTTCACTTTAAGAGTTTTTGCGAATCTGCCTTTTTAAAATAATGAGGTCTTGAGTTTGCTGGGTCTCGCCATTTACTTGTGAATGTGCACGTTTTGGCCTAAAGTGCGGTGAAGTAAATGGACTGGAATAAGGATTATCACCAAAAAAGTTTTTGCTGTTTCCCATAACCAAGCCTCCCCGTATTTTAAAATTCAGGTGTGTCACTTTCGCGGTCTGTTGAAGCTTTCATTCGTTCCTGAGGGTGTGTGTTAATCGTGCCATCAGCCCGGCGTGAAGCATACTCTGCTTTTGCCCGCGGCTCCCCCTCCAATTTTATATTGTTCTGATTTGGGAAATTTCTCGCTTTATTGCGCATAACAAGCCTCCTAAACCGGAATAAGAGCGTGACCGGCAAATAGCTAATCACGTAATACTATTATTTGTATTTTACGGAAGGCTATGAAGGATTAAGGGGATTAATAAATGGAAAAGAGGTGATTTTTATGAATGAGTACCAGCAAAAGCTTTATGAGCTTTTATTGGAAAAGAATAACCTGCTTTCGGCAAGTCAGGCCCAGACATGGATTGAGCTGCTTTGGGAGGATTTCGAAGCAACATATGCCAAGGCTGGCAGAGAATATAAGGGTGCTGAAATGACAGAAAGAATTGTAAGGCAATGGATAGAAAACTATGGCAGCAGGCTTCATGAATTTGTTGCCAATAATCCTAAATACAAGCATTTGCTTGAGCAGGATAAGAATACCCTAAATTAAAAACAGGCTGCCAATCGTAGCAGCCTGTTTTTATTATCCGGGAAGAATATCCAGTTTTTTTCGAAGCTTTTCCTCGCTGAAAATCCAGCCTGTATAGGATGATTGAATGTTAAACTCCCGATCGAGCTGGACCACGGCTACAAATGGATAATGTCCATTGCTCCGGTAGCGAAGGTCAATAAAGCGAACTTCATAATAATCATCATATTCATCCACTTCCCAGCGGTAAACCGGTGAGAAGGACAGGAATGCAGATAGATTTTTATCTTTCTTCGCGGCTTCTATTACAGGTGTCTCGGGAACGGGAACGCGATTAAATTGATCAAGAATCCTCACGTGATTTTTAACTGCACGCCCGACGAAAAATTGCTGCCTGTTCATAACCGCCACACGCCACTGATTAAACCTCATCGTTGGGGCAATGATGATTTCAGTTGCATCCGGTATCATAACCTTTACGGCATTTAATACACTTCTCTGGGCTGCAAACCGCAGAAGATAATAAACGAAAATTATGCCATAAATGATTAGAAATGTATAACCGGGATGAGCCCCAAATGCCCATATGAATAATCCGGCGACATGAATCCCGAAAATGAATGGGTCAAATGTGTTAATAATCCCCAGTGCTACCCATTTGGATGAAAAGGGCCGGAGTGCCTGTGTTCCATATGCATTGAAAATGTCTACAAAAACATGCAGAAATACAGCCAAAAAAGTCCATAGCCATAAGTGCAGCAGATCCGCTGACGGAAAAAACGGGTAAACCACTGCAAGTATGACAAGCGGCCAAAGCAGGACGGCCGGTATGGAGTGGGTAATTCCCCTGTGATTGCGAATGTAAACGGCGTTATTTCTTAGTTTTAAGACAGTATCGATATCAGGTATTTGTGAACCGACGATGGCTCCAATCATGACACTCGTTGCAGTAGCAGAACTTTCCGCAACAACGGGGTCAAGAGTGGCAATGCCGCCAAGCGCCAGCCCCATCAC
It encodes the following:
- a CDS encoding ABC transporter ATP-binding protein; translated protein: MAKVLAFLKPYRIAVAIALSLMLTELAVELIQPLLMAKIIDEGILQNDLQEILKWGGIMLAASFAAFAAGVINSFYAAHVSQSFGFDVRKSLYDKVQSFSFANFNLFPTSSLITRMTNDITQLQNTVFMSLRIMMRAPLLIIGGLIMAFVVDVKLALILSAVAPFLFLFLFWVMGKGGALFKAVQEKLDSVNSVMQENLTGIRLIKAFVRRNHEVKRFTRTNEDLRDGTVKALRLMEVTMPVLLFIMNLSILGVLWFGSIQVNAGDVKVGEVVAIVNYATRITAAFSIFSWIIMAFSRARASANRVTEVLDTEVDLTDRQESHDRKGLTVSRGEIHFKDVSFKYPGTSEKVLDRISFIIHPGETVAIMGATGSGKTSLFQLIPRLYDVTGGRVEIDGRDVRELKMENLRRKIGFVPQEALLFTGSVKENISWGKEDAAMEEITEAAVNAQIHETIMKLPQGYETRVGQKGVNLSGGQKQRLSIARALVRKPKILLLDDSTSALDMKTEAKLLNSLKQYTCTTMIITQKISTAMEADRILLLEDGVLLAEGDHETLLKTSGLYKRIFQSQSGEGNRNYA
- a CDS encoding ABC transporter ATP-binding protein — encoded protein: MLKHFKEPFQHKRIPLELNGEFTKGKKPKSENMGATLKRIWSYLAYNKGLLYLVLFMVVISSAMGLLGPYLVGMAIDDYIVTKNSDGFIALLIWLGVIYVLNSLALWFQNYWMIGIAQETVFTMRTKLFGHLHRLPIPFFDKRQQGELMSRVTNDIENVSSTLNSSVIQVFSSLLTLIGTVSVMLWLSPLLTLITLIIVPLMFFGMKWITARTGRLFKEQQKNLGELNGFIEETISGQRIIKTFSQEQKVMAEFREKGEKLKLAGFWAQTYSGFIPKLMNVLNNLSFAIIAGAGGIFALNGMISIGVIVIFTEYSRQFTRPLNDLANQFNTLLSALAGAERVFDIMDEDEEFRNEEQLKELAEVKGEVEFQDVSFSYEEDGNTVRNVNLHVKAGQTAAFVGPTGAGKTTMINLLSRFYERDSGRILIDGEDIANVKKESLRKHMGFVLQDSFLFRGTVRENIRYGRLEASEEEVVEAAKLANAHSFIVKLPQQYDTVLSQDGNGISQGQKQLLSIARAFLANPDILVLDEATSSIDTVTELKIQDALRELMKGRTSFVIAHRLNTIQNADKIFVLEAGRIIEEGTHESLLEQEGFYYRLHGKAAAGANA
- a CDS encoding vWA domain-containing protein; its protein translation is MSSISLLKKSAGIVLEKKNLTNVTARVGLVLDISGSMRKLYKNGTVQRVVERILAVASQFDDDGELDVWVYDNEFSRLKPVTEHDFEGYVDQYILNNDLIHKFGRNDEPPVMEDVIQKYTSEDPSKDPAFIVFINDGGCKRTIKKPVVSSSDKPLFWQFVGIGDSNFEVLEKLDEMDGRYIDNANFFHIKDVEAISDNELYDLLLNEFPDWLKEAREKNVIR
- a CDS encoding M20 family metallopeptidase; this encodes MLENLLKDLISIDSSSKEGANQAIEYCHQWLSGHDLPSRIIENNGYKMAVCEIGSGDQTIIFNGHVDVVSGKDEQFIPVEVRDKIYGRGAADMKAGVAAMMCAVKELKNMPIGVKIQIQIVSDEEIGGFNCSGYLAEQGYRGDFVICSEPTQLGIALEAKGVIRLDIEIEGDPAHGSRPWEGVNAIEKAFEVHQKLLKLPFAKESSEFYPYPSINLAKISGGDVYNKVPEKCVMSYDIRYLPQQNHEEIIKQIENITDGEIIMNMFSKPLVTARDNPFILMLEPIVEKHTEDKAVFFGQHGSADTVFFANYGIPAIEFGPTGMNWHGDKEYVLPHSIHLYEKMLIDFAMKFSN
- a CDS encoding DoxX family protein, which encodes MKWWKTPQAAAVWTVLRVWLGIQWLEAGWHKVADGFDAGGFMQGAIAKAAGDHPAVQGWYAGFLENVALPNADLFSTLVAWGEVLVGVGLILGAATIPALIAAAFMNLNFLLAGTTSTNPILYTAAIILLFTGAGAYYWGIDRFAIPYIKTMMKGGHGIGKREAHTH
- a CDS encoding YfhD family protein; the protein is MGRAHGHKTRDKNKASLPQVPKNMKSDGIDVEFNRELADHDDLEAMARSKAADQRAKSRKKR
- a CDS encoding YfhE family protein codes for the protein MDKKKKDKSKSTLSSMQEVTYSREFKRADKAGGFAGRQFKH
- a CDS encoding TIGR01777 family oxidoreductase, producing the protein MRIAIAGGTGFVGSALVKKLLDKKHELFILTRNSADKHASKNLQYVQWLNDDDSPEDALESIDVFINLAGESINSGRWTDERKKRILNSRITATREVLRIVSRLEEKPYTLINASAVGYYGTSRNETFTEANSKSGTDFLAETVRCWEEEASKAEEFEVRTVFCRFGIILEKSDGALPRMALPYKLFAGGSVGTGDQWVSWIHLDDVVNGILYCIEYEQLQGPVNFTSPNPLTMKEFGKILGEVLNRPHWLPAPGFALKIALGEMSTLVLEGQKVLPEKLQALGYDFLYPDLRSALRNIYQ
- the recX gene encoding recombination regulator RecX; translation: MPTITKITVQKKNTDRYNIYMDYGKGEEYAFSVDEDVLIKHQLKKGMELDEFSLNEIGYQDDIRKAYNRAIHYLSRRMRSETEVRKHLAEKEVEEPVIQEVIHKLYDYHFLNDEEFAAAFVRTQMNTSDKGKGLIRTELKEKGISPQLIEMALEEYQRDAELAAAIRLCEKYSKKYARDSSKILKQKLEQMLMRKGFNFDIIQEAVTETEIDKEEDEELAALRFQAEKAKKKYANLPEFEYMQKMKQALFRKGFSFDLIEQFLSEEE
- a CDS encoding SDR family NAD(P)-dependent oxidoreductase produces the protein MKSVIITGAGSGLGKELALLFAGQGFHIILTGRTLDKLQSVEQEIHEAGGSAQSYTVDITQTKEISKLITQLQNHELYGLINNAGVGHFGPVHSLAAQDIQEMFETNTLGTIFMTQAVLSLLKEKNEGLLMNIISTAGLKGKVNESVYVASKFAVRGFTESLQKELENTNIKVKAVYMGGMDTPFWDESDHIKDKSRLRSPKEVAAMILDHMEEDSIVIESKK
- a CDS encoding YfhH family protein; translation: MQEKRYSTMSTYELQQEIASLNEKARKAEQMGMVNEFAVLERKVIMAKSYLLNPDDFLPGEIYEIDGDPGVYFKIDYMNGVFAWGFRLNGSKGEEALPISMLKKLAKKG
- a CDS encoding YpzG family protein, which translates into the protein MGNSKNFFGDNPYSSPFTSPHFRPKRAHSQVNGETQQTQDLIILKRQIRKNS
- a CDS encoding small, acid-soluble spore protein K, producing MRNKARNFPNQNNIKLEGEPRAKAEYASRRADGTINTHPQERMKASTDRESDTPEF
- a CDS encoding YfhJ family protein; translation: MNEYQQKLYELLLEKNNLLSASQAQTWIELLWEDFEATYAKAGREYKGAEMTERIVRQWIENYGSRLHEFVANNPKYKHLLEQDKNTLN
- a CDS encoding metal-dependent hydrolase, translated to MDTGTHVVMGLALGGIATLDPVVAESSATATSVMIGAIVGSQIPDIDTVLKLRNNAVYIRNHRGITHSIPAVLLWPLVILAVVYPFFPSADLLHLWLWTFLAVFLHVFVDIFNAYGTQALRPFSSKWVALGIINTFDPFIFGIHVAGLFIWAFGAHPGYTFLIIYGIIFVYYLLRFAAQRSVLNAVKVMIPDATEIIIAPTMRFNQWRVAVMNRQQFFVGRAVKNHVRILDQFNRVPVPETPVIEAAKKDKNLSAFLSFSPVYRWEVDEYDDYYEVRFIDLRYRSNGHYPFVAVVQLDREFNIQSSYTGWIFSEEKLRKKLDILPG